ATCGTATGGCAGTTGATACAGAAATTTGTATAAAAAGTATGGGCACCAAAGCGAACCGGTCTTGGAATTGTATACAGTAAGCGTGACTGATCATTCGTAACAATCCGCAAAACGGACATCAATTCGTTTACTTGTTCGTTGGACAGACTCCCATCACTGCCACTTTTTTCCAGATGATCTTTTAACCACGATCCTCCTGCGGGAAACTGGTTTCGGGCAAGAGGCAAGCCATCCCAGAACTCGTGCCGCCTCTCCCGCCTCCGAAATCGCTTTTTGCATCGAAGTAAGTGCGTCCGTCATTCTGGACTGCTAAGAATATACAATGCCAAGAAACATGTGAGCCAAATAAAAATGATCGTTTAGCTCCAGCGTTTTTTGCAACTGTGCAACGGCTTCCTCATACTGCCGGTCTACAAACAGCGCGTATCCTAATTGCGCATTTACCCATAAAGCGAGCGGATCCAATTGCCGTGCGATTTCTAAATGACTGATCGCTTCAGCAAATCTTCCATTAGGCAACGCCTGATGACCGATTGGGTAATTTGGAATAACTTTGAATACATCCTCAAGTTCACTTTCATAAGTGTCAGAGCAAATGTGAAGGCCACTGGGAACATCAATCAATTGTGCCCTGACTCGCAACTTATTCTTGGTACTTACTCACGCTCCCTTCCAGAATGGATTCTACCCCCAGTTTTTTACCGATCTCCCGGATGTCTGATGAGCACCTTTGAATGCAAGCACGGAAGTCTGTGCCGCAAGGCGCACACCCTTAACGCGGGGCAACTGAAACATAATCTCTTCTGCGATACCGTCACTCAAATACTCTTGATCACGCTAGGGACTCATATCTGCGAAAGGAAGGACTGCGATTGTCTTTAACCCGTATCCGGTTCCAGCGTTGAATCGCTTATGTAGCGCGTCGCAACCACACTCTGTCCATCGGTTACCGCAAAGTTATTCCCCAGAATAGGGCTCCCATTGCATCTGTTGCTTTTGAAGAAAAGAAAAACAGACAACGCTAAGAACAACAGCGATCGATCCGTCGGACCACTGGATTTTTCAAAATTCCTTTTCCCTCCGCCTGACTTTTTTTAAAAATCCGAGATAGATTCCTCAAATGGATCTGAGAGTAATATACAGGTTACCGTTCATCAGAGTTCATGCCCAAAACATGGAACAAGAAAGCCAATTCATACGTCCAGGTATTGATCCTTTGAGCTTTGGTTTTGTTTGATCCGTGTCCGGTTCCCCAGTCGATATGCAAGAGCGGTATGAATTCACCTGTCTGAGCATGTTGAAGCGCCGCGGCCAGCTTATATGCGTGGGATACGCGAGCGGTCTCATCCTGGTCGCCTGCAGTGATCATTACAGGAGGTAAGGACTTTCTCTCTTCAAGCAG
Above is a window of bacterium DNA encoding:
- a CDS encoding tetratricopeptide repeat protein, yielding MIDVPSGLHICSDTYESELEDVFKVIPNYPIGHQALPNGRFAEAISHLEIARQLDPLALWVNAQLGYALFVDRQYEEAVAQLQKTLELNDHFYLAHMFLGIVYS